The Capsicum annuum cultivar UCD-10X-F1 chromosome 3, UCD10Xv1.1, whole genome shotgun sequence genomic sequence aatttgataaaataatccAACATCAGAACAGCTTTAAATCGGTTCCAATTTTATTGACAAGCAATGCAGATCTTCTTTATATCTATTGCAGAAATCTAGACCAAATGGATCATTGCTTATAGTTGGATGAGTTTCTTCTTTTTGAAGGAGTCAAGGGATCAAGTCTTGTTGGCATCAATGCCAACATTTGGTCCGAGGGTTTCGATTCTGCGACAACAGTGGGATTATTTGAGCCCTTCACCAGTGAGCTAGCAAAGTCCTTTAGTGAAGTGGTGTATTTCTTTTCTACTTATCTAATATTATGTTCTGCATATTATTTACCTTTATATAAGTAAAAGCTTTCCCAACCAAGCAGTGTCGAATGACACCGCTTAGATATATGTCCGTCCACCCCTGCCCTTTGCAAGTAACTAAATCCTCATAAAACAAAGAAGAGAAATTAATCATGTGACAAGCCTTATTGAAGGCACTGTTTTTCATTCTGGCAGTAGAAAGTCGATCTGGTTTTATTAAGCAAGCAACTGACAATTAAGAATGAGCTATCCATACTACCAATAATAAGTGAAGCGTATAAATACCAAACCAAGGGATAATCTATCAACATTAGTTGCATTCATGTGTTGAATAAGGATGTACTTTGCAATAGAAAACAAATTTATTCATTGACGTTTCCCTTAAATAAATGTATAGGCAGACAATGAAACAGATGGAAAATGGTAGAACAAGAATATCACGGATTATCAAGAACGAAAAACTATTTAGCTTAACTAGATCAAACAGTAAATCCGGACAATGATTTAGTAAGCTTCTCCAAAAATGCAATTAACAGAGAAGGTATAGGACTTTAACTTGCCTGAAAATTTGCTGAGTCCAGAAACTTCAGGGTCCCAGTGTCATACAGGAAAGATTTATGCAGGGAGGACAAAATCAATGCTCTCAGATGCCACAAACCGATGGACAACCCACAATTTGTATCCTTCTTCCTTCTGCTGCTTTCCTGAAGCTTGACCTTTTTCTTCTTGTGGTTTAGAGCCGATTCAGCACCTTCAGCATCCATGAGATGTCTCACACAGCAATCAAGCAAGTGCTTGAAGTTTGGCACAAACAACGACCTGAGGTGAAACACAAACATTAATATTCTATTTCTCTAAGAAATATTGCAGCAAATAAGCATCATTTAAGAGTACTGTTGCAATAATCTCAAACCTGTCCTAGAAAATACGCATCGGTTTATAAGAGCACTGTCGCAATAATCTCATTTTTTCCTAGATAGTCGCTCAACCAGAAAAGAATCACATAGAAGCCAAGGTGATATAATAAATAAGGAGTTCTACACCTATTGTCACAGGTGCCTCAGACGGAAAGACTAGCACAATGAAAGAAAGGAATAAACACAGGAGAAGAGTTATAAAAACATCTTTTGCATGGATGAATGCCTAATACAGAATCCTCCTTGGAATCATAAGATTGTGGTGGGTGGTCAAAAACAAACTGAACCTTGTAGTTCAGCTAAAACGACTATTTCaggtatcagtgtcagtttatAGAAGTCCTCTCATATGAGTTACTGAAATTTCTGGTCGTACTACCGAAATCTAACCAAAAGCACCACCTTCACCACTCAAAACTTGAAAGAGGGGGAGAGGGCGAGGGGTAACAGCAGAGTTGTGATGGCGAGTGGAGGAGGAATAGGAATGGGTTATATGCCAAATGCCTCCACTGAATGTTGCAGTATCACACTGTGACCTTCAGAATCTGGTCCAGGATATTCAACCACTCCGTCAAAGTCTTTAACCACATGAGATCTCAGAATTGTACTGGGCTACTGGCTGCGTctcaaaactaaattaaattataaGATTAACCGAGCATGGATTTGGAAAAAGAGATGGTGATGACTCACCTTTGGCTTTCAGCTAGACTGTTAACCAGGCCATAGAAGGCAATTGATCGATCTATACTTTTGGTCCCTGCATTTTGATTTTCTTCAACAATTGACTCTGACCATTCAATACTCCTCATGAAAAGAGGTTTGAACATTTTTTCTGTAAGTCTCATGGTAAGCGCCACCACCGTATTGATGACATTCTTCTCAACAGCATCAACATTTCTAACAGCAGCAGGGTGCTGACGTCGCAGATCAAGAGCTTGTAAGCAGACGTCAAAAATTCTTACATGATAGGCACCAACCGATGATCTATCCATAGCAGCCACAAGGTTTTGTATCATTTCAAAAGCAACAGATACACTAGAATCCCCACACATAACTGCATCAGAATATGCCCTCAGCAATGGAGAAAGTAAAAGACGAACCTGCTCAATCAAGGAGTAGAAGAAGTTCATAGTAACATTCAAGGTACTGCTTATGTAAACCAGACCATAGGAAGAAATGCACTAGATGAACTTACAGGGACTCTTTCAGTGATTAGCTTTCGTACAGAATCAGATTTCAGCTTCAGTTTTAGTTCTGACGTGGAAGTGTACTGCGGCTTCAATAACAGAAGTTCCAAAATATCACCAAGATATGGATTTAAAAAGCCACCAAGCTTGTTTACAACAGCCTCGAGGGCAAGCAAAATAGACATAAGGATGGAATCATTCTGAATTGATGAAACCATGGAAGCATCACCATCATTTTGCTTGGTTCCTGCTGTTACAGTTGACAAAGCATTGCGAGATTGCCTGATCATGCCTTCCATGACAAAAGGCAGCTGAGGGAGCGCCTTTGGCCCTAGCACATTAATCAGGGAACCAGCTGTACGAAGGCAACTAGAAGAAAGGGCAGAATTGTCCGTACAGATGCTTTTACTAACAGAATCCAAGCACGTGCTAAATACTGAATTATCTGAAGGAAACCTATTTGCCAAAACTTCCAGAGTTGACACTGCTGCCAATTTCAAAGAACTACTCAATTCACTCTCTGAGTTAACAAATTTTAATATCTCAAGACACAAGGTGTCGAATAATTGCAGAGAATTCTCGTCCAGATCAAACCACAAACTCCTTAAACTCAAATCTGGACCCCTTTTTTCATGCTTTAAGCCAATAAACCCAGTATCCTTCACTGTCTCAGACAAAGTTCCAAGAGCCTGTTTATAAAAACAGAGAACTGATTACATACAAGGCAAAAACAGTATCACCACAATAAACCTGAAATAACACCAGAATAGCTTAACAAGACAAATTCCAACAAGATCCTTTCACATGCCACATGCTCGAAGCATTTATTTCAAGGAATGAGAGTGAATCGATTAGACTGTTTCCAACAGATATATGCCCTAATGATGAAACCGTTTTAAATTTAAGCAcattggaaaaaaaattgagaagtgtAAAACTAACAGTTTGCACAATGCACCATGTAAGACATGCGATGTGCCTAAGCACCCAAAGATAGCAGGTGTCACAAGTGCAAATAATGCTTTATGACCAAAAAATTCTTTCTTCTGAATAACAATGAAAAGGATAAGTGTCTATATTACCTTCCTTCTCACACATTTATCCACATGACCCAGCAATTGAACAATTGTTTTGAAGTATACAGAGGGGGTAAGTCGTTTCGTAACAGCACTTAAAAGATTATTCATATATTCCTTTAGCTCCTTCCGGAAAACAGAAAGAACACCTGTCTGCTTTCTTTTTGAGTCAACAAGTTGAAGATGACAAACAATTTCCTTCATAATTCCCCCAACTGTCAGCTGCACCAGCAATAAATTAAATGGGTTTAAGAAAAGAACTAAACAAATGCACAAGAAAAAACAACAGCAGAAAGTTGTCATGCTGTTTAAGCGATCAATTGTCAGTATAAAAGTCACTTTATCTCAGTATAAATTGAGTCACTGAAATCATGCATctatagaaatctagaatttaATCGTCATTTCAGAAGCTTGGTATAAAGGCAAATCTGAAGGACCCaattaggaaaagaaaatcagATTATTATTAGGTTAGGACACAAGGCAATGGCTTCATGCAAAGAAGACTCCAACTATGGAAAGCAACAAAACGGAGCAGTCCGTGTATGTTACTATAACAAAATAGCAAGAGACAAGTAGCTTCAAGTACTTATATTACGACACAGCCAAGCACAAGTAAGAACTATTGTGATTTTGTAGAAAAGGTTTAAAGGCACTCTTGAAATTTCTGGATTCCTCCATGATTTGCTGGATGTTAGATCAAGATTCAAATGAAATTCGAAAAAAGTTATCATAGGATGGTAAGCAAGATCATAAAACAATGAGATGCATATGAACccaaaatattttattacaaGGAAGAAAAGAGCCTTGGACAGAATTCATTTGCATACAAACCTCGAAAGTTTGTTGCATGAATACAAGAAGAGAACCATTATTCGTAATGAAGCACCCATACACTATTCATTTTGCAAGAGATCAGGAGAATTATCATACATTTAACAGTAGTGCAAAAGAAATTACAACAGATACATACCTGAATGTTATCTGAATCTTCCCCTGAATCAAGCTTAAAAGCAATTTCAGGATCTTGGAGTTTGTTTGAAATGAAATGCATTGCAACTAGCAGCTCCATGAAGAGTGTTGCGTCACTGTCACTGACTACTATTCGCTGAAGAAACATCAAAATTGAGGGAAGCCATACTGTGCACGAATATTTTTCCAACAAATCCACGGAGAATAAATATTCCCACTGTGTATTTATGAGggaaattgaataactgaaagatTGATCACTTCTGTCACTCaaggaggagcagtttcttgaaACTAGCGAACGAAATAGGAGGTAGAGCAAAGATCCTAAACTAACACTTTCACCCAGATGCCTGCAAGAGAAGAGTATTAAAGAGAATGATGCAGCCAGAAAACATATAACAGCTCAAACTTTGAATTCCATACCTCAAAACGTGCTCAATCATTGAAATCCTCCGGTGTTCAGAGACCTGAGGCAGAATATTTACAAAGATCTGGAAAAGCAAAGATTTACAGCATCAGTATGAAGTTCCATGTGTTATCATCTGCCTGTCGATGCtgcctttatattttattttttatttaattttgtaaagAGGATGCTTCCCACATTACCTGAAGCAATGCGTCGGCACTGTCAGTTTTAGACAACCAACATGGTACAACCGAAGATATGAGGTCCTCAAATATATGTTGGAAATTGCAGTCCCACTGTAGAAAGAGAACTGAAAGATGTCAATCTCTCAATAGATATGACATAATATATACACACTCAATGCCATAAATGcagtattcaattttaaaattgttGAACTTCTAGTATCAACTACAGTTTCAACATGCAGACTGATATGTGACTTGTGTGACGTGATGCTCAATTTCCCGAACTCAAAGTTGACGCATAAATTCAAAACAGTTATCGCAACACAGAAGTACCTAAAAAAGAGGGACAGAAGGAAAAGGAAAATTTTCATATGCACAAAGAAAGACCTGGGTGACAGCAGATTCCCCAATGACAACAAGAATTTCCAAGATATGGTCTAAAACTTGGTCTGGCTTAGCTCTGGAAATAGCAGATAACAACGAGAAAATTTGATTGCGTGTGACCATATTGCTTGCAGAACGGGCACACTTAACAAGGAGCTCCACATCAAAGTTAATAGAATTTTTATCCTGACAAAATGCATAAGTAAATGTGGATAAGAAAACCCAAAATAACTCAGTAGAACACCATTTTGACAAAAAGGCCCCACAGTAAAACCTCAGATGTGACACTAGCAGTAATGTCTTCCAAGATAAGGAGCAACTCTTGTTGGATGTGTACGGCAGCATCAGCAATACTCTGAGAGTTTTCAGATGAAGCATGATAATGTAAATCACCCTGGTTGGCAGCCACATGAATCCACTCGGAATCAAAGAAGGCATTTTGAAGAAGCTTGAACAAGGGACAAATGAGAGAAGCTCTACAAAAAGATTTATTGATATCGTCAATAGTAATACACATAGGTTAGTCATATTGCTGCACTAATCATGGACAGTCAATAAGATGGTAGCATGACAAGTCCAACTAACCTGTTCTCCATGTCTTTCTTCAACAGCAATACATCTAGCAGGGAACCAACAAAAGCAACAACATTTCCACCTCCCGgaataatataaacatcatgattaTTGCAGGCacttcctttctttcttttcttttcatgtcTTGACCCAATTGACCAAACTTTCTGCTCACAAATGAACTCAAGGATCCCACTAACAATCGAGTAAGTAATCTGGAAGAAGAATTAAGTCAATCCCCACTAGCCAATCAGTGCATTGCATTGTAAAGGAAAACTAATCAGAGACTggattctacaaaaaaaaaaatcttcacaaAAGGTACTGTTAACTGGATTCTACAATTTTGAAGTGCTAGTCTTACCAGGCAGTGGCCAACAAAGTCCTCGCACAATATAAGATACCAGAGACTTAACTCGTCATATATAATCAAGTCAGACAAAAGTAACATACAATTGCAGAAAGAAGTCTACCCGGGTGTATAACTAATATGCTATGTTTTCCTTGTCCATGTCAAATATTTCAAATACAAGATCATGAAAAAAAGAAACAGCATGAAGTAAGCATCTGCATCTTTCAAGCTAACTACTATTTCAAGTTTTAGCAAAAAGACAAATCACCCTCACATATTAAAATGTCACAAATCATATTTTGTGGCCAGAAGAGCAAAGGCCTAAACGTCATTGCTGAATTTAGAGCAGATGGAAGATACACTATCCTTCCCTACCATGACTCAACATGATTTAGCACCAATTTAACTAGCAAGAGGGCAACGGGGTGGGTTAATAACTCCTGCATGCTTAATCTTCTTTCCAACGGTGGCTGTTGTTAATAAACTTAAGGATATGGAAGTTTGGAACTATAACACATAAATTGGTAAAGCCATAAATTTGCAGGATGGTATACATCGACGACATTGCAATGGCAAAGCTGTGAGCATTGCCGTCAAATTCTAATTTACAGCTTTAGAAGAAAAGAtgataaaatcaacaacaaatataaaatcaatataaacCCCTCCTACGAGCTATACAAAATGGTCTAATCCTCACCTAGTACAGAGAGTCATTGTATTTACTCCCAATTGCTTGTGCACAGAAAAGTGATTTCAAACCACAAAAGAACAAATAGATTACGGTCTCAGATTATTCAATAGACAGAATATCTTTGAACTATTCAAGCCTGTCATCCATCCAAACACAACATGTTATTGTGAAAATTATGCACCTCTATAACATCTTCTCCTACCTCCATTAAATCCCAAAATCTTTTGCACAAAACTTATACTAATTATgacaatcattaaaaaaattcttgatgGGATCAGcaatattttattagattttttcTGATAAAGCCAAATAAATTGCTAATATATGGGAGAGTATAACAAAGATGAAGAGAGGCTACGTAGCAAGAAATATGGTTGTCGACAAAGTACAACTAATGTATTACTATATAAACTAAAACCTAATGACTGCGCCACAAAGTAACCAGAAAAAAGAGGATATTCCTCGTAGGTACAAAATGAGCCTCTACACCACCAAAACCTTTCCTATTCCTAGCACATGGATTGTGGTGTGTATTCTTCGGTTTAGCATATTGATAAGGGTGTGCATTGTTCAATTGAAACTAGCAGTAACTAAAAATTTCAGTTCATTTTGTTCATTTCTTCGgttttagtttattccagccttCTGCTACATGTCACTGCTGGTGTTAACATTCTCCTCTCCCCTCATTCTGTTGGTTTCTAGCTGGCATTAACTCACTGGAGAAATGAAGAATCCACTTTCCATTTTGTGTTCGTTTACTTATTGATGCCTAAACAATTCTTGAAAATGGTTCACTATCTTCCTAATTGTGCTCAGCCTTAACTAGCTTATGTGCTTCCCACACTGATTTACCTTTTTCCCCACACAATCACAAAggaatttttttcttactttgcaCCTGAAGGTAAAAATCATTCATAAAGTTAATTCTTCTATCACTAGCATCAGCCAACAGTCTATCTTTTGCCTTTCTTTGCTAGAAGTTTCATTCTACTGTGTAATAATCATTCTTCTATCACTAGCATCAGCCAACTGTAAAGCTTTTGCCTTTCTTTGCTGGAAGTTTCATTCTACTGCATAACAATTATTCACCAAGTTCGTTCTTCTATCACAAGCATCAGCCAACTGTCTATCATTTGTCTTTCTTTGCTAGaagttttattctatttttcaaatacacaaatcATTACACATCTCATAATTAAGTAATTCAACTATCCTGTTGTCTTCTTACTGTTTCTTGGTGTATATTGTGTAATCTTTTGCTTCACATAAGCTCAGTTTACCCACAATATCCTCAGCCTCCGCGTCTGATGCCAACTTTCTGATTTTGGTTCGCATAACTGTGGGTTTCAATTTCACACGCACGAGAAAGACTAGCTCAACTCTTCTTTAGAAGGAAATGAGTCCCCTGTCTGAGAGCAGCATTTGCCTACTATTCCTCCCCACTAAAAGAGCGATTTGGAGAGACCaacaattaaattttattttttttccccaGATAATTATATCATCGAGGTCCACCAGGTCAGCAAACAAGGTGGATTCTCTTTACTATAACAcaatagttttatttatttaaaaaatatattttaactttaAGCAAGAAGACTTGAGGCCCATAATGGGAAAAACTGAATCAAGAAAATCATCCTGAGAAAGAAAAACTGAAGCGAACACTGACAATCAAATAAATTGGATCGAGTCCAAAAAAGCAAACCAATTGAGTGAACATTCCAATAGATTAACAATCTATAAAGAGATGGGACTTTGTTTAATTATCTCTCTAGTACATGATACACAACTTAGGACTAATGAACTTGCATAGTCTTCTCAACTACAATTGGTAATTGGTTTTAAGTCTAACATAAGTCAGAGCGTAGAGACTACATTGAAGCCTTAAATTTTTGCAGGTTCCAGGTGAAAGCGAAATGCACTCTAGAATTATTGGAATACAAGGTGCCAAAAGAAAGATCTGCACGTGAACCCACCAACAGATTCCTAAGTCCTAACATttatgttagaatatgagtaggaataggaatagcgtataaaatcctacttggaaagggATTGTTATgcagtgtcctattaggaaaggattggaatgtagtgtctataaataaggcttcaatgtaataatgtagttacaacaattaaataatatttttctcctatatttctaaCATAGTATCAGAGCCTCCACAATCTTGGTAGAGAATCAAAGAGCATCCGTTGCCGGCGGGCGGCTATAACCCATATATGCTGCCCGTCCGGCCAATGATCATGTAGCCAAGTTAGGCCACTGCACTTCTTTCccctactttctcatatctaatttgTGTAGCACCATGCATCCTTCtggtgactactttctcatatcagatttgcgtagcaccgtgcatctcTCCGGACCACTCATTTAATTTGTGTAGTACCGTGCATTTTTTcggactactttctcatatctgaaTTGCATAGCATCGTGCGTATTTCCGGTGACTCCGTATATCTAATTTGTGTAGTTCCATGCACCTTTACGGTGACTTCTCAGATCTGATTTGCGTAGGATCGTGCCATCATTCAGACCCTACCCatataagttttctttttcaataGGGTCGTAccgtcattccgaccctacccatataatttctctttttcagtagagTCGCGTCGCCATTCCGACCCTattcatataatttctatttttcagtaggATCGGGTCATCATTCCGactctacccatataatttctatttcccAGTAGGATCGTGCCATCATTTCAACCTACCCATATAATATTCTCTTTCTCAAtagggtcgtgtcatcattccgaccctacccatataatttttttctcaaatggtGATCACTTTTCaaccatcaaatctaataattcGACGCGTGAGTATGTTCCGGCCAGTTCTTCGATGGCTatcttgttcaagatctactcatctcttgatttcgagataacccatatattttataccagtttcGGCAATTTTTCAGCGACACATCGACTTTACGGCGatatttactacttttcggaTCACTTTTTCAATTTGTTCCGTTTCAATTGAGGTTTCCCGGAAGTCCAAAGCAGTCCCTAtcagttttcttgcagatatcttcaccaagtccctcaccgattctcatattaattacatccataataagcttggtacatatgtcaTCTATGCACTAGGTAGAGGGGGAgtattagaatatgagtaggaataggaatagcatataaaatcctacttggaaagggATTGTTATgcagtgtcctattaggaaaggATTGGAatttagtgtctataaatagggcttcaatgtaataatgtaattacaacaattaaataatatttttcccCTATATTTCTAACAATTTATTACACAAGCCTTCTCACCTACGTGTTTTGGATACAACCAACTTATCACGTATGTGCTTCAGATTAGATGTAGAGAGACAGCACAAAGAATGGGTATGTGTGTAGACAAAAGAATGTCTAGTAACTAAGACAACACTCTAGACACAATTTGTGTCATCTCAATGAGCTATATTAGTTTCACAAGACTTCTTAACAAGAACATGTTAATTGGTGACAGATATTCTGGAACTTGGAACATGCTTAAACAGCGATAATCACTGCAAATCAGATGAGAAGAAATTGGGAACATACATTAATGCAAAGCAGGGCTTCTCTTGTAGCTTTTTGTATATCTCCATTGGTACTGCGAAACAAGAGCACAAGATGCCGAAAGACAAAATCCTGAAAATTCAAACCATGATCAATGACATCGAAAAATACAAGTTTTCAGGAAAAATACTTAGTTAAAAGAGGAAATTCAAGTAGGAAATTCAAGTTCATTCACTCTACTCTCAGAAAGAAGAAAGATAATAGCATCCAAAGTAGTTAAAGAAGTCTAGATAGCACTCACACCAAAAAATGAAGTTTAGATAGTATAAAGAATGAAGCATCCAAATATTAAGAAACTGCAAAGAATATGATAATAGAGGAGATACTTTCTCCTACCAGGCATCCACACAACCTACATACTAAAAAATTTAGTAGTGGCAGTAGAAAAAAGAAGCCAAGACAGCATGAgaagcaagaaaaaaagaaagcagaaaattgaaaaaactaTGAGAGCAATTGAGAATAGAACCTATGGGTGATAGAGAAAGCAATTGAAAATGGAACTATGGGTGATGGAGAAATCTTTCTCCCGCTTaaccttttattctctctttacCACAAAAAAACAAGAGACTGagataaactttatttttatagttCCCCCCCTTCTTATCCTGATCAAAAGGAAGCTGACTCGAAAAGGCCAACTACAGCGCCACAGACAATACGAAAATGGGCTGCATTAAAAGGCTTATGCTGGCTGCTCAATAGACCTACAGAAACACAAAGAAGGCTAACCTAAAGCAGGCGTAGAAAGCAGTTACCGCATGTATACCCTTAAAATACTCTCCAGATTCTATGAAAGTTCCAGATTGTTTACAAGGCATAAATTTGCCCT encodes the following:
- the LOC107863533 gene encoding uncharacterized protein At3g06530 isoform X5 — translated: MTTSLASFTLLYIRLDILKDNDSAGSRCNQILVSLLKKYLFESREAVNRCIEDIKLRSKNDYEIVIRMLNCNLDLSHEISNSKVWFAMEHPKAEVRRSALLGLDVRGMLNLEAADSQNCSSIQRFGTIQDAILRRLGDEDLTVVQAALNLEALPEIISAPLCMDAFRNVLQRCIKILSSGASRGASLVVDIALSCLQHAAAGLPDEGEHVKMVATLVFPFIIIIPKTQRLNLKALEMAKQMKWPFYENLVSVSPDKKLDSGKIPSINAENINVLAKALSIHPGEHLLWLVECCKTFELSKTLFLLVLLQSFALLETGDGRFSTFFSICFPILRMEWELLESAGNTSEEFNPGLWEGDINRLIEHMVGTNAKTVNGEILTCLFWRLLGSFSKIAAETEPLDKNEKWLCCFRDLFVFIVPHTNHVFKKHLCNVVAKCKIQTSHFFSEFFTDEGVSAALLIGSLQVFTSLCTRPDESLSFQLFAEFPLILVPLSSDNQDVRTAAMNAIEGLLSLWSRVNLSRSKNGLHAVWVHFLGELLGLMVQQKRLLISDKNVLPSLFSSLLGNSHDSLLVQHNIGKRFEQTTKDDILGFLLDSAPRFSAYGKLKILSLLKGVGDRVLRVNGIESLMLDLLDRRQKCHVGFDKSCHKLSLVEVNILCLLLEMCMKPSSTTVGDLDVLDPILKVLQVSDVSSGDPAVLKPCMTVLGDLSNSYYASLKTETQDFVFRHLVLLFRSTNGDIQKATREALLCINITYSIVSGILEFICEQKVWSIGSRHEKKRKKGSACNNHDVYIIPGGGNVVAFVGSLLDVLLLKKDMENRASLICPLFKLLQNAFFDSEWIHVAANQGDLHYHASSENSQSIADAAVHIQQELLLILEDITASVTSEDKNSINFDVELLVKCARSASNMVTRNQIFSLLSAISRAKPDQVLDHILEILVVIGESAVTQWDCNFQHIFEDLISSVVPCWLSKTDSADALLQIFVNILPQVSEHRRISMIEHVLRHLGESVSLGSLLYLLFRSLVSRNCSSLSDRSDQSFSYSISLINTQWEYLFSVDLLEKYSCTVWLPSILMFLQRIVVSDSDATLFMELLVAMHFISNKLQDPEIAFKLDSGEDSDNIQLTVGGIMKEIVCHLQLVDSKRKQTGVLSVFRKELKEYMNNLLSAVTKRLTPSVYFKTIVQLLGHVDKCVRRKALGTLSETVKDTGFIGLKHEKRGPDLSLRSLWFDLDENSLQLFDTLCLEILKFVNSESELSSSLKLAAVSTLEVLANRFPSDNSVFSTCLDSVSKSICTDNSALSSSCLRTAGSLINVLGPKALPQLPFVMEGMIRQSRNALSTVTAGTKQNDGDASMVSSIQNDSILMSILLALEAVVNKLGGFLNPYLGDILELLLLKPQYTSTSELKLKLKSDSVRKLITERVPVRLLLSPLLRAYSDAVMCGDSSVSVAFEMIQNLVAAMDRSSVGAYHVRIFDVCLQALDLRRQHPAAVRNVDAVEKNVINTVVALTMRLTEKMFKPLFMRSIEWSESIVEENQNAGTKSIDRSIAFYGLVNSLAESQRSLFVPNFKHLLDCCVRHLMDAEGAESALNHKKKKVKLQESSRRKKDTNCGLSIGLWHLRALILSSLHKSFLYDTGTLKFLDSANFQVLLKPIVSQLLTDPPAALVQYPNVPSVEEVDDLLVACVGRMAVTAGSDLLWKPLNHEVLMQTRSEKVRSRMLGLRIVKYMVENLKEEYLVLLAETIPFLGELLEDVELPVKSLAQEILKEMELMSGESLRQYL
- the LOC107863533 gene encoding uncharacterized protein At3g06530 isoform X4, which translates into the protein MTTSLASFTLLYIRLDILKDNDSAGAGSRCNQILVSLLKKYLFESREAVNRCIEDIKLRSKNDYEIVIRMLNCNLDLSHEISNSKVWFAMEHPKAEVRRSALLGLDVRGMLNLEAADSQNCSSIQRFGTIQDAILRRLGDEDLTVVQAALNLEALPEIISAPLCMDAFRNVLQRCIKILSSGASRGASLVVDIALSCLQHAAAGLPDEGEHVKMVATLVFPFIIIIPKTQRLNLKALEMAKQMKWPFYENLVSVSPDKKLDSGKIPSINAENINVLAKALSIHPGEHLLWLVECCKTFELSKTLFLLVLLQSFALLETGDGRFSTFFSICFPILRMEWELLESAGNTSEEFNPGLWEGDINRLIEHMVGTNAKTVNGEILTCLFWRLLGSFSKIAAETEPLDKNEKWLCCFRDLFVFIVPHTNHVFKKHLCNVVAKCKIQTSHFFSEFFTDEGVSAALLIGSLQVFTSLCTRPDESLSFQLFAEFPLILVPLSSDNQDVRTAAMNAIEGLLSLWSRVNLSRSKNGLHAVWVHFLGELLGLMVQQKRLLISDKNVLPSLFSSLLGNSHDSLLVQHNIGKRFEQTTKDDILGFLLDSAPRFSAYGKLKILSLLKGVGDRVLRVNGIESLMLDLLDRRQKCHVGFDKSCHKLSLVEVNILCLLLEMCMKPSSTTVGDLDVLDPILKVLQVSDVSSGDPAVLKPCMTVLGDLSNSYYASLKTETQDFVFRHLVLLFRSTNGDIQKATREALLCINITYSIVSGILEFICEQKVWSIGSRHEKKRKKGSACNNHDVYIIPGGGNVVAFVGSLLDVLLLKKDMENRASLICPLFKLLQNAFFDSEWIHVAANQGDLHYHASSENSQSIADAAVHIQQELLLILEDITASVTSEDKNSINFDVELLVKCARSASNMVTRNQIFSLLSAISRAKPDQVLDHILEILVVIGESAVTQWDCNFQHIFEDLISSVVPCWLSKTDSADALLQIFVNILPQVSEHRRISMIEHVLRHLGESVSLGSLLYLLFRSLVSRNCSSLSDRSDQSFSYSISLINTQWEYLFSVDLLEKYSCTVWLPSILMFLQRIVVSDSDATLFMELLVAMHFISNKLQDPEIAFKLDSGEDSDNIQLTVGGIMKEIVCHLQLVDSKRKQTGVLSVFRKELKEYMNNLLSAVTKRLTPSVYFKTIVQLLGHVDKCVRRKALGTLSETVKDTGFIGLKHEKRGPDLSLRSLWFDLDENSLQLFDTLCLEILKFVNSESELSSSLKLAAVSTLEVLANRFPSDNSVFSTCLDSVSKSICTDNSALSSSCLRTAGSLINVLGPKALPQLPFVMEGMIRQSRNALSTVTAGTKQNDGDASMVSSIQNDSILMSILLALEAVVNKLGGFLNPYLGDILELLLLKPQYTSTSELKLKLKSDSVRKLITERVPVRLLLSPLLRAYSDAVMCGDSSVSVAFEMIQNLVAAMDRSSVGAYHVRIFDVCLQALDLRRQHPAAVRNVDAVEKNVINTVVALTMRLTEKMFKPLFMRSIEWSESIVEENQNAGTKSIDRSIAFYGLVNSLAESQRSLFVPNFKHLLDCCVRHLMDAEGAESALNHKKKKVKLQESSRRKKDTNCGLSIGLWHLRALILSSLHKSFLYDTGTLKFLDSANFQVLLKPIVSQLLTDPPAALVQYPNVPSVEEVDDLLVACVGRMAVTAGSDLLWKPLNHEVLMQTRSEKVRSRMLGLRIVKYMVENLKEEYLVLLAETIPFLGELLEDVELPVKSLAQEILKEMELMSGESLRQYL